CTCGTCGTCGGCCTCGACAGCACCGGCGACCAGACCACCCAGGCCCCGTTCACCACCCAGAGCCTGGCCAACATGCTGTCGCAGCTTGGCGTCACCGTACCGTCGGGGACCAACATGCAGCTGCGCAACGTCGCCGCGGTGATGGTCACCGCCGATCTGCCGCCGTTCGCCCGCCCCGGCCAGCGCATCGACGTCGTCGTGTCCTCGATCGGCAATGCCCGCAGCCTGCGCAACGGCACCTTGCTGATGACGCCGCTGAAGGGCGTCGATGGTGAGATCTACGCCATTGCCCAAGGCAACCTGCTGGTCGGCGGGGCCGCCGCCGCCGCCGGCGGCAGCAGCGTGCAGGTCAATCACCAGGCGAGCGGGCGCATCGCCCGCGGCGCGACGGTCGAGCGCGAGGTCGCGCTCGCGCTCGGCGGCGACGACGGCCGCCTCGAGCTCGAACTGCGCGAGGCCGACTTCGGCACCGCGCAGCGCGTGGTCAACGCCATCAACATCGAATTCCGGCGGGTGGTCGCTTCCGCCCGCAACAGCCGCGTCATCGCCCTCGACGGCCCGCTCGAGGACGACGAGCGGGTGCGCTTCATCGCCCGCATCGAAAGCCTGCGGGTGACGCCGGGCGATGCGCCGGCGCGGGTGGTGATCAACTCGCGCACCGGCTCGGTGGTGATGAACCGCGCCGTGACCCTCGGCCGTGCCGCAGTGGCCCACGGCAACCTGTCGATCGTCATCGACACCGAAAACCGGGTGTCGCAGCCGCCCCCGCTGAGCGGCGGGCAGACCGTGGTCGTGCCCGACAGCAAGATCAGTATCGAACAGCAGCCCGGCACCCTGCGCCTGGTCGAAGGCGCGGAGCTGGGCGAAGTGGTGCGTGCGCTCAATGCCCTCGGCGTCAATGCGCAGGACCTGATGTCGATTCTCGAGGCGCTGAAGGCGGCCGGCGCGCTGCGTGCCGAGCTCGAGGTGATCTGATGAGCCTGCCCGCCGATCGCGCCTCGCTCGCCCTCGACGTCCACGGCCTGCAGCGCCTGAAGCGGGCCGCACGCGAGGATTCGGCCGCGGCCGTCGACGAGGCCGCGCGCCAGTTCGAGGCCTTGTTCGTGCAGAAGATGCTCGAAGGCATGCGGGCGACGATTCCCGAATCCGGTCTCTACGACGAGCGCAACGGCCAGTTCTATACCGCCCTGCTCGACCAGCAGCA
The window above is part of the Thauera aromatica K172 genome. Proteins encoded here:
- a CDS encoding flagellar basal body P-ring protein FlgI, with protein sequence MRRLCRAAAVLLCLSASIGALPAQAETIRELASFAGVRDNQLVGYGLVVGLDSTGDQTTQAPFTTQSLANMLSQLGVTVPSGTNMQLRNVAAVMVTADLPPFARPGQRIDVVVSSIGNARSLRNGTLLMTPLKGVDGEIYAIAQGNLLVGGAAAAAGGSSVQVNHQASGRIARGATVEREVALALGGDDGRLELELREADFGTAQRVVNAINIEFRRVVASARNSRVIALDGPLEDDERVRFIARIESLRVTPGDAPARVVINSRTGSVVMNRAVTLGRAAVAHGNLSIVIDTENRVSQPPPLSGGQTVVVPDSKISIEQQPGTLRLVEGAELGEVVRALNALGVNAQDLMSILEALKAAGALRAELEVI